The DNA segment ggtttaatgtcacacaatattttcacggactggcctttaaggtgtggcggataaatacaacaaataaacttatacaaccggcataaaaactggtatttttttaaatataatgagagaatccggtaatattccaaaataaaacattgtttagaatcagagaataaataaaatggaaataatgtaagttatgtattctttctgtgtgtcccGGTACcgattgacccacggaccggtgccggtccacgGCCCGGGGGCTGGGGACCACTGATGTAGTGGATAAAGAATATATTAAGCTTACTTCCCTTTGACACTAAGATATCATGCAGTGCTATAAACATTGAACTGGTAGAAACCAGAGGGATCCAGGTAAACTAATTTACTGTCAGGAAAAATGTCTGGGCAGAAGTGGTTTTCATAGAAGAATTGCATTCATAAAGCCATACCTCCAACATGGAAACAGGGCTAAGTGACTCaactataaacaaaaacataggaacagaaaaatggcagcagttACACTGGACAGagtcaaaatctgaaatatttggcCGTAACAAAAAACAAGTTTCCTAAAGGGCTAAAGAGaagtacaataatgagtgtctaCAGGCAATATTGAAGCATAGTGGAGGTTCCTTGCAAGTCTGAGGCTGCTTTTCTGCAGatggagttggagatttggCCAGAGGCAGATATTTATCCATCATGCAACACCATCATTAAGGCATCTGACCTTTCCAAAATGTATTCTGCACCAGGACAATGATCACAAACATACAGCTAATGGCATTAAGATCTATCTAACTTCAGCATATAGAACAACAGGTAATCCTGGAAGTAATAGCTTTGACACCCACAGAGTTCTTATCTCAACATTATTGAGTCTGTCTGAGATTaaatgaagagacagaagaatTTCAGGTAGCCTACATTCAtagaagatctgtggttagttctccaaaatgtttggaacaacctccCTGCcaagttccttcaaaaactgtacATAGACATTCAAGCATACCTACACACATCGACAAAATTGTTGGTACCCTTTggtcaatgaaagaaaaactcacAATGGTCACAGAAAAAACGTACTAATctgacaaaagtaataataaatgaaaaattatatgAATGTTAACCAATGAAAGTCAAACACTGCTTTTCAACCATGCTTTAAcggaattattaaaaaaaataaactcatggaacaggcctggacaaaaataatggtACCTCTAActtaatattttgttgcacaaaCTTTTGAGGCAACCACTGCAATCAGATGATTCCTGTAACTGTCAATGAGACTTCTACACCTCTCAGCAGgtattttggcccactcctcttgAGCAAACTGCTCCAGTTGTTTCCGGTTTGAAGGGTGTCTTTTCCAGACGGCATGTTTCAGCTCCTTCCAAAGATGCTCAATAGGATTAAGGTCAGGGCTCATAGTAGGCCACTTTAAAATAGTCCAGTGTTTTCCTCTTAGCCATTCTTGGGTGTTTttgctgtgtgttttgggtcattgtcctgttgcaagACCCATGACCTGCGACTGAGACCAAGCTTTCTGACACTGGCCAGCACATTTCTCTCTAGAATCCCTTGATAGTCTTCAGATTTCATTGTACCCTGCACAGATTCAAGACACCCTGTGAGAGAtgcagcaaagcagccccaGAACATAACAGAGCCCCTTCCATGTTTCACAGTAGGGACAGTGTTCTTTTCTTGATATGCttcatttttttgtctgtgaaAATAGAGCTGATGTGCCTTGGCAAAAGGTTCAatttttgtctcatctgtccataggacaTTCTCCCAGAAGCTTTGGCATATTCCAGTCtagctttttaattatttgttttcaaCAATGGTGTCCTCCTTGGTCGTCTCTCATGTagtccaagtcaagtcaagtcaagtcaagtttatttgtatagcgcttttcacaacagacattgtctcaaagcagctttacagaaatcaacagtcaaggtgaatggtgtgcatttatccctgatgagcaagccatggcgactgtggcaaggaaaaactcctttagatgttatgaggaagaaaccttgagaggaaccagactcaaaaggggaacccatcctcatttgggtgacatcaagagtttgatcaatacagaacactggagagtgagaactaacatgagcactgaagtataagataaataagtaaatgttctttcaacagtctttggtataaaagaaggagctactgagctcaacatttgtgatcatcacagatccagcatcagcttctccatgccagagcctttaaacactccaggaggtccaatgtcaaactccacacatgcagtgggatccaattggcactggtacgtccctagatggttcaagatgtttgcgagtttggcatttacttctttaaagtccataatcttcatgaggtgggacgtgactggagctggccaaacctcaggaagcctcgggatggggagagaaggagaagcagtagagaggaattagcgtagctgctgttcatgatattacagcacaagttgataatgtgcatgtgatcagatgttctggagcacaaggttatgatgtgagacgtatgttatgtgtaggctttgctaaaaagatatgtttttaatctacacttaaactgggtgagtgtgtctgagccccgaacactgtcaggaagactattccagaggttaggagctaaatgtgaaaatgctctaccacctttagtggactttgctattctcggaactactagaagcccagagttttgagatctcagggagcgtgacggattgtagcgtgataaaagactggagagatacatgggggccaatccatttagtgctttataagtgagtagcagtagtttgtagtctattcgaaacttaactggaagccaatgtagggacgataagattggggttatgtggtcatattttcttgacctagtaATAAcacttgctgccgcattctgaactaactgtcCACTGAACTAACTAGTAAAAAACTGATCTAGTGTGGACATGCTGTGCTAGTTATGctgttggtgatttagtctAAATTGACACTTAACCAGCTTTACTGCCACAGCATTTCCAGGCGACAtgctttcttttctgttttgccCTAAGACCATAATTTGTTTTCTAACAGGATcatgaccccaaacatacagggTCATCttaataaattttaaaatcatgataaagttgatttattttagtaattcaatacaaaaagtcaaacttgtatattatatagattcatcaaacacagactgatatatttcaagtgtttatttttatttttttttattattatggcttacagctaatgaaaactcaaaattcagtatctcatactctcctcggagggccatagcagaagAACGGCTGCTCCAacttcctccacagttctgtGGGCATATATGTCCATTGCAAGCACTGGACACAGTCAGTTaagcttctccttcttctccttcttggggagaggagatgaccaAGAGAAAGACAGTCTTAACTGTGAGGAACCTCACAGTACCTCCGTCAGAGGCTCAAAGAGAGGCAACCGAGCAACTTTAAATTCCGAGCAACTTTAAGTTTCGCATGCCTTATTGTGCTCTTGTCCACAATCAAAGCAGATGTTATGTTGCTAGATTGCTCAGAAAATATAATTCCAGCTTGTAAAGATGCGTGAAGCTGCGTGAAGTTATATGTGCCGCAGCCCTCTCGCTTACATTGTTATCTCTGAGCAATCATAACAGTTTCAGTCAAGTCTAGTTTGGGCTTAGATGTTCTTTCTCTGGGTTTGGTAAATACCTCATCCTTAGCagaaatgtcaagtcaagtcaagtttattcacaacagacattgtctcaaagcagctttacagaaatcaacagtcaaggtaaacagtgtgcatttatccctgatgagcaagccgtggcgactatggcaaggaaaaactctcttagatgtaaTGAAACTGGCAAACAAAAGAAGCAAAATTAGATGTGTGTGATCTGTAGCAATGCAAAAAGCTAAAGCTAAAGCGAAAATATCAGGGGTGCAAGTCAAAGTTTGTCCTTCTCGTCTCTGCCTGCCAGGCTGAGTGAGAGGGTGctggtgtagtgtagaggtgGACGGGTGGGGGGGGTTATGGTGCAACGCAACAATGCTCCACCACTGCTACAACCCACCAAGTGAAGGAAAAGACAAGGACAGAAAGGGCTACAAAACCACTTAGTTGTACTGAATTTGCCCCCTTTTCCAGCCCCAAATGAGGCATCCCTGGCCCCCCAGGGGCATATAACTGGTATTTTTGAGGCTAGAATGTCAGTTTTCATCACAAGTGACATTAGCCAAAAATATGGTAGCTTTAACCAAACTAAAATTAATGACAAATTTGTCATTTTCAGTCGAAATTTcgaaaattttattaaaaaattcttATAATGGTATTatctgatttgaaaaaaaaatctaaaatctttaATGGCCATGTGGGTGGGCCACTTTTGCTGGGTATTACATTTCGttccaaaaataaaagtggCAAAACGATGCACCCTGTTCTTAAGGGACAGTACTATAGGAtttaaacttgaaaatattttagaatagtCAAAGTgcagatactgtatattttagatagatagatagatagatagatagatagatagatagatagatagatagatagatagatagatagatagatagcattaCATTGggactgaaaaaaataattcacaacTTACCTTCTTCTGCAGGTATTACTGTTACATTGCCCATCCCTGATGAATGTATAGGAACTTTAAGATTTATACcactaaaacaaatatttaagtgTTATTCTTATATAAGGATGGCAAATCTGTCTCATTAgtcatcaaaataaaattgttgtattttcttttataattgcACTCTTTTTTGAACAAAACTAATTTCTCAAGTATTCACTAtttgactattttttttcttttatttaacttattttctttttcatttaccTTTACTCTTaacaaaatgtgtataaaactaatttatctgtaaaaatacagaaatgctCTCTCACCTCTGAAAGAACTGTGCATCATAATTTGTTATAAGGTTTCCCTTCATGTCAGCTTTAAAATGTGTAACTCGTGCATCACAGCCTAGTGTTTTTGGCTTATAGCAGTACCAGGGTTCTCCAGTTAAAATGTCAGTGTAGTTGCAAAGTGGATCCTGGTTGAGCGGTAAGCACAAGTTGCACACAGTGGTCTCTGAGGCAGCACCAGCGCGGAACATACTCTTAAAAACCCCCCTATCAGGTTTCTCTTCTTGCAGCCGCTTAAGCACAACCACTGCTTCACTTGAGTGCACCATGGTGATTTGTACCCACACTACACCAACCCACAGCAGTGGGAAAATAACTATATAGTTACCATCTTGGTGGTCATGCACCTTCCCTGCAACTCCAGCACCCAGCTCTGGTGAATGGAGTCGAGCTATCAGAAAATCTCCACCATGCTTCTTAGGCAGGCCCAGAAAGTTCTGCATATGGACACTGACCACAAGCTGGCCACCTATGTGTTGCCTTGGTGGGCCATGAATCATAAAGTAGCTCTTGGCAGGGTCGCTGCTAACCTCCAAAGGCAGGCCTTGTACCGCTGGACCTGGCCATGCAATGGAATTGAGCAGATCTCTTTCTTCTTTGGCCTCTTCCGCTGTGGGTTCCTGGCCGAACTGTGCACAGTAGGGGTGGTTTACTTTCGCTGGCAATAGGATTTTGGGATGCTTAAAGGCTGAGTGAATGCTGCTCTGTATTTTGTAGAAGTTGGATGTTAGTTGATCATTCAAATCCTGCAAACATCAAAAAGAGTTTTTTCAATACACAAGAATAATCCAATACACAATTAaagcaatggacattgtcctcAGTATATTTTAGTATGGTTGCAGGCATACAAGTTGAGGGTGGAGCCAGAGGAAACGAGCTGATGTGAGTAATCAGTGTGCTCGGTTTCAGTGTCTGGTGACGTGgataaaaaggagaaagacaccAAGCAGAGCTGTCTGTGTATGCAtgggtgtagagatgtgtatgTGAAACTGGGTAGTCTACTAAAAAGTATGGTTGAACCATGGGAGTGTGTGTGCCTGGTGTGATTACTGAAAAGGAAAGTGCAGAGGCAAAAATTTATGTACACTTTTTTGGACATTGTGATTACAATCCTTCTGATTGAAAGATTTGGTGGACTGCTTTCATGAGACGTTCTCTAATCCGATATGGTGTTTACATGTGCTGGCGCTTTTAATTGGAAGGACTTTGTGATATGCGCACATTAGCCTATGTCCTGTCGACATGAAGTTCTGTTTTTCTTATGCACCTTATTTGTGTCTGAAGTGTTGCTCTTAATCAAGCAACAGGGTGAATTTGTAGACATACTACTGCTGGAAGGTACAAGCAAAAGACGGACACAGGGAGCTGAGCTTTTTCGTGGCTGTGCATCTCTAAGGATCATCTTAATTTTACCCCTCCCTCCTCCAAAAAGCATGTGGATGAAGGTCCGTAGCAAGGCTTGGTGGGAGTGGGTTGTATTGCTGGAATTTAGTGAACTGGATGAAAACTAAAGTTTTGCATGAGTCACCCGTCATTCACACGTTTGTGTGGACTAATAGAGGGATTTAAGGCCCCAAAAGAAGAGACCATCAGAAATCCAATTCCCCTAATTATGTGTGTCCCGGGTTTTTATACAAACTTGAAAGCTGTGCAAAATTCCGTGTTGTGGAAAATCAAGTGTTCATCAGAGCACAGTAAAAAAGTTTGTGTATATCTTCTATTTTCTGACATGGATGCCAGGTGAAGTGATTTAAGGAAGAGTATTTTGTCCCTCAAGTAATGGGTCTTATCAACTGcagtaaacagtttaaagaatttaaatggCAGAATCTTTATTCTGTTCAGTTTATAGAAAGGTTTATACCACCCCTCTTAAACCGATTGCAATTTAATTCGGTTTGGGCATATTTTTTTCGACtgaggtcaagtcaagtcaagtcaagtcaagaagcttttattgtcattttaaccatatatagatGACGTATATAATGTTCCACCTGAACCCTGGTGTTACATACAACAACATTCACTGTAAGATATCCTTTATCACTAGTCCTAGATTAGGTTgacccagaacactcagttcttGTCTTTATCCTCTCTTCATACGCTAATGCTGTGAGAAAACCCAAACTGTCGCCTTTTGGTATGGCTAATCCTCGTTTTGTTGCTTCTGCTAAACAAATAACATGACCAGATGTGGAGTTATTATCATCAACCGTTTTATGTTCTTACAATATGTTAATATGTATCTTGTTGTCATTAGTAGTTATAGTAATTTTGTTGTATGCTTCTAGAATAACCTTTTTGTATGCTTCTGTTGACCATACCCTGAACTATCCTTTTGTGGCATGTGTTACTTTGCTCGTACACACAGTGgttcctgtatttctgttttaggcTTATCTTTTGCAGGCTCAGCATAACCTTGTGGAGTTGTCTCTTCtaactttctcttctgttcacacacacacacacacacacacacacacacacacacacacacacacacacacacacctggcagccCACCCcctttctttccatctctttggaagtatatcttcatgtgtgAGACAATAAACTTTGGAACTTGTGTGTTTCATTGAGATTTCCCCGAGCGCTTGTAAGAGAGTAAAGATCGAGAGGAAAG comes from the Silurus meridionalis isolate SWU-2019-XX chromosome 3, ASM1480568v1, whole genome shotgun sequence genome and includes:
- the LOC124383305 gene encoding NXPE family member 3-like isoform X3 — protein: MEGQIPRYLLVFTLLALSGFIVLIGKITSLEDLNDQLTSNFYKIQSSIHSAFKHPKILLPAKVNHPYCAQFGQEPTAEEAKEERDLLNSIAWPGPAVQGLPLEVSSDPAKSYFMIHGPPRQHIGGQLVVSVHMQNFLGLPKKHGGDFLIARLHSPELGAGVAGKVHDHQDGNYIVIFPLLWVGVVWVQITMVHSSEAVVVLKRLQEEKPDRGVFKSMFRAGAASETTVCNLCLPLNQDPLCNYTDILTGEPWYCYKPKTLGCDARVTHFKADMKGNLITNYDAQFFQSGINLKVPIHSSGMGNVTVIPAEEGQIQVKNNQTASGYYYKNTWRPLKGQDMHQFNNATAITKCLRGKVVYMFGDSTIRQWFEYLTAVVPNLKQGNLYIPKSAGPYVAVDSKNNIMISFRCHGPPIFFTTLFTSELRYVANELDRIEGGPNTVILATRFLKF
- the LOC124383305 gene encoding NXPE family member 3-like isoform X2 — encoded protein: MEGQIPRYLLVFTLLALSGFIVLIGKITSLEDLNDQLTSNFYKIQSSIHSAFKHPKILLPAKVNHPYCAQFGQEPTAEEAKEERDLLNSIAWPGPAVQGLPLEVSSDPAKSYFMIHGPPRQHIGGQLVVSVHMQNFLGLPKKHGGDFLIARLHSPELGAGVAGKVHDHQDGNYIVIFPLLWVGVVWVQITMVHSSEAVVVLKRLQEEKPDRGVFKSMFRAGAASETTVCNLCLPLNQDPLCNYTDILTGEPWYCYKPKTLGCDARVTHFKADMKGNLITNYDAQFFQSGINLKVPIHSSGMGNVTVIPAEEDLKQGNLYIPKSAGPYVAVDSKNNIMISFRCHGPPIFFTTLFTSELRYVANELDRIEGGPNTVILVSIGAHFNMYPIDIYIRRLRHIRRALLQLLKREPTTLVVIRSANMRKLNLQISLSNSDWFSQQQDTVLRAMFHGLNIHILDAWEMTLAHNLPHDLHPPRPIVRNMIDLILSQICHFEKT